The Pelagovum sp. HNIBRBA483 sequence GTGCGTCGTCGAATGCGTTGAACCCGCATTCGTAGGCCGAGACTTTCTCGAGGTCCGGGTTGCGCACCGCAATCACCGCAGCAGCGACGATAAAGACCAGGCCAAGCACAATGGCGAGGCCAAGAAAAATCAGGATCGGGAGGTATTCGCGAAGCAGGTCTTCCACGACTGTTCCTTTCTCATGCTGCGAGGTCCCGAAAGTGCAACCGCTCTGGAACCCGCACCAGACGTCATTTGGCTGCGCCGTGCATACCGCCGCACCCTGAAAGGGTCAACCGAGCCGCACCGCAATATATACCTAAAATCGCGTCTCTACCCGCATATTTAAGTTCTGCGCCCCTACTGCGCCGCGGCGGCATGTCGCGCCATGGCCTCATCGCGGATAATCCGCGCGATTAACGCGCAGTCTTCAATGCTGAAGGTCAGCGGTAAACGCATGTCTATCAGCCCCGCCAAAACCGAATCCGTGCGCGGCATCGGCGCACTTTCCGCATAGCGCCAGCTATCGTAGCGCGAGGTAAAGCCAACCGGCTCCGCGCCGCCGAACCATTTCAGCTCGACACCCCGCGCCGCGCAGCCTTTCAGGAAGTCCTGAACCGCCTCAGGCGCCCAATGTGGCAACAGGAACTGGATCGAGGACGCGACATAGCCTTCCTTTTCAGGACGCTCCACAATCGCCAGCCCGGGCGTGTTGCGCAGGCCTTCCTCGACCACCTTGTATAGCGCGTTCCAGCGTTGGCACTGCCGCGGCAAATCCTTGATTTGCGGGCGGAGAATCGCCGCCCGCAGGTTATCCATGCGCCCCGAGATATTCGGCGTGACGTATTTCACCTGCTCAAACACCTCGCGCGATGGCGCAGCACGGTGGCGTTCGTAGAGCATATAGCTGCCAGAGAGGATGATAGCCCGCGCCATGCCTTCTTCGTCATCCGTAATGAGGAAGCCCCCCTCACCTGAGTTCACATGCTTATAGGTCTGGGTCGAATAGCACCCGAACTTGCCCCACCGCCCTGAGGGCACGCCGTTCCAGTCCGCGCCCATCGTGTGCGCACAATCCTCGATCACCGTCACACCGGCGTCGTCACAGATCTGCATGAGCCGTTCCATATCACAGATATGGCCCCGCATATGCGACAACAGCAGAACATTCGCCTGGTCGATCTTTTCTTCAAGATCATCGAGGTCGATCACTAACCCCTCTGTCACGCCCACAAAAATCGGGCGCCCACCGACAGCCGCAATTGCTCCCGGCACCGGTGCCAGCGTGAATGCATTCGTCAGCACCGCATCCCCCGGCTCAACGCCACTGGCGCGCAGCGCCGTGGTCATCGCATAGCCGCCGGATGCAACTGCAAGGCAGTAGGATGCGCCGGTTTGCGCCGCAAATTCCTCTTCGAGCAACGCCGTCTGCGCGATCTCGCCGTCAATTGTGTTATAGCGGTGCAGTCGACCGCTTTTCATCACCCCCAACGCCGCCGCGATCCCGTCCTCGGGAATCGGCTCCTGCTGGGTGAAACTGCCTGTGAATATCTCTGTCATGGCGGCACATTGATAAGTTGGGCAAGCGTCGTCAATGCTGTCATGCGACCCGCCATGTCGCGATTGATCCAGACTTCTCACTGTCTCTCGCTGACGCTCTGCTCAACGGAGGCCCTCATGACCCAAACACCCGCACCGCTCGATTTCGCCCTGTCCCTCGCATGGGATGACCTCCCTTCCGACTGCCAAGCGCGGGCGCGTCTGTGCCTGCTCGATCTTGTCGGCATCGCTATCGGCGGCGCGCAAACACGTCTCAGCACCATCATTCGCGACCACGCCCATGCCGAATTTGGCGGCAATTTCCCGATGCTGCTCGATACCCGCAGCTCCAGCGCCTCTGGCGTCGCCTTGGCGGCCGGCATGACGATTGACGCGCTCGACGGCCATGACGGCTACAACCCCGCCAAAGGCCATATCGGTAGCCCAACCTTTGCAGGCCTCTGGCCCCTCGCCCACCGGCACGAAGCGGATGGCCGCGCCTTCCTCACCGCGCTTGCCGTTGGTTACGAATTCGGCGCCCGCGTGGCCGAGGCACAGCACGCCACCGCCCCCGACTATCACACCTCCGGCAGTTGGGGTGCCGTGGCCGTCGCGGCTTCTGGCGCTCGCCTTGCGGGGCTGTCGCCCGATCAAACACGCCACGCCCTCGGCATTGCCGAGTATCACGGCCCGCGCAGTCAAATGATGCGCTGCATTGATCACCCGACCATGCTCAAAGACGGCTCCGGCTGGGGCGCCATGTGCGGCGTCTCCGCCATCGACCTCGCCGCCCGCGGTTTTACCGGCGCACCTGCGATCACTGTTGAGAATGCGCCCACCTACTGGGCGGACCTCGGCAGCCGTTGGGCGATCATGGAGCAGTATTTCAAGCCCTACCCTGTCTGCCGCTGGGCACAGCCGCCTGTTGAGGCGCTTCTCACACTCCGCCGCCAGCATGGTCTGACCTCCGATCAGGTCGCGCGGATCGAGGTCGAAAGTTTTCACGAATCCACCCGCCTCGCGACCCGCCGCCCCGCCTCGACCGAAGAGGCCCAGTATTCGACCTCCTTCCCCTGCGCCGTGGCGATGGTGCGCGGCGGCATCACACCCGCCGACATTTCCGACGATGCGCTGACCGACCCCGAAATCCTGCGCCTGTCCGACAGCATGATCATGCGCGAAGCAGAGGTCGCCAATGCTGCATTCCCCAATCGTCGCCTCGCCCGCACGACCTTGGTGTTGACGGATGGGAGCGAACTGCAAAGTGAGTGGCACGAGCCTCGTTGGGATGCCACGTCGCCGCCAACCGATACCGAATTGCGCGCGAAGTTTCACTCAATCGCAGATCCGGCAGTAGGAACCGCACGCGCCGCCGCAATCGAAAACGCGATCAACGCACTGGATACCACGCCCCTCTCGGAACTCTCGCGCCTACTGTCTCAGCCAATCAACGCCGAAACCACATCCGGCAGTTCCGCGTAATCGTCCAACAAAGCTTGTGGCAGCATCTCGCGCACCGCATCGCCCAGCGGCCCGAATGTCACGAGGATCGAGGCGATGCCCGCCGCCCGCGCTGTCTCACGGTCGGTGATCGTGTCTCCCACCAGAACCGCGCGCGCAGGGTCACCGCCCGCCCGCTTGATTGCTTCGCGCAATGGTGCGGGGTCAGGCTTGCGTACAGGGAGCGTATCAGCCCCAACAAGCGAGCCGAATAAATCCCGCACCCCAAGGCTGACCATCAACCGTTCCGCTAGCGCTTCGGGTTTGTTCGTGCAAATCCCCACGCAATAGCCCAGCGCCGAAAGCTCTTTGACCGCCTCTGCCACACCGGGGAAAAGCGTCGTATGATGATCCAGCGCCTCCGAATAAGCCTCCAACAGACGCGGATACTGCCACTCAATTTCTGCGTCACCATAGCTTCCCGTTCGCCGGAAACCCTCGCGCAGCATCGCCTTGCCGCCCTGCATTCCCACCCAGCCATCCG is a genomic window containing:
- a CDS encoding DegT/DnrJ/EryC1/StrS family aminotransferase, which encodes MTEIFTGSFTQQEPIPEDGIAAALGVMKSGRLHRYNTIDGEIAQTALLEEEFAAQTGASYCLAVASGGYAMTTALRASGVEPGDAVLTNAFTLAPVPGAIAAVGGRPIFVGVTEGLVIDLDDLEEKIDQANVLLLSHMRGHICDMERLMQICDDAGVTVIEDCAHTMGADWNGVPSGRWGKFGCYSTQTYKHVNSGEGGFLITDDEEGMARAIILSGSYMLYERHRAAPSREVFEQVKYVTPNISGRMDNLRAAILRPQIKDLPRQCQRWNALYKVVEEGLRNTPGLAIVERPEKEGYVASSIQFLLPHWAPEAVQDFLKGCAARGVELKWFGGAEPVGFTSRYDSWRYAESAPMPRTDSVLAGLIDMRLPLTFSIEDCALIARIIRDEAMARHAAAAQ
- a CDS encoding MmgE/PrpD family protein codes for the protein MTQTPAPLDFALSLAWDDLPSDCQARARLCLLDLVGIAIGGAQTRLSTIIRDHAHAEFGGNFPMLLDTRSSSASGVALAAGMTIDALDGHDGYNPAKGHIGSPTFAGLWPLAHRHEADGRAFLTALAVGYEFGARVAEAQHATAPDYHTSGSWGAVAVAASGARLAGLSPDQTRHALGIAEYHGPRSQMMRCIDHPTMLKDGSGWGAMCGVSAIDLAARGFTGAPAITVENAPTYWADLGSRWAIMEQYFKPYPVCRWAQPPVEALLTLRRQHGLTSDQVARIEVESFHESTRLATRRPASTEEAQYSTSFPCAVAMVRGGITPADISDDALTDPEILRLSDSMIMREAEVANAAFPNRRLARTTLVLTDGSELQSEWHEPRWDATSPPTDTELRAKFHSIADPAVGTARAAAIENAINALDTTPLSELSRLLSQPINAETTSGSSA
- a CDS encoding HAD-IA family hydrolase, producing the protein MRSVIFDLDGTLADTSRDLINAANVCFRDLGLGDVLDPLTDGWVGMQGGKAMLREGFRRTGSYGDAEIEWQYPRLLEAYSEALDHHTTLFPGVAEAVKELSALGYCVGICTNKPEALAERLMVSLGVRDLFGSLVGADTLPVRKPDPAPLREAIKRAGGDPARAVLVGDTITDRETARAAGIASILVTFGPLGDAVREMLPQALLDDYAELPDVVSALIG